In Methylocystis echinoides, one genomic interval encodes:
- a CDS encoding spermidine synthase produces MIPWVLLDTAPIPGGEGALRLMRRGAEFSIMLGNNELMNSRLSGSEQALATLTHERLGCRPEPRILIGGLGMGFTLRAMLAVLDAEARVVVAELVPAVVAWARGPMVDLHGASLTDPRVTIHETDVARLIHAARASYDAILLDVDNGPEGLSREANDGLYQMAGLAAARVALRPGGVLAVWSSGPDRSFTQRLHRAGFGVEEIKVRANAKRGGARHVVWVATRTDRKRPQG; encoded by the coding sequence ATGATTCCGTGGGTCCTGCTCGACACGGCGCCGATACCGGGCGGCGAAGGCGCGCTGCGGCTCATGCGGCGGGGCGCAGAATTCTCGATCATGCTCGGCAATAACGAGCTGATGAACAGCCGCCTCAGTGGATCCGAGCAAGCGCTGGCAACGCTCACACATGAGAGACTCGGTTGCAGGCCGGAGCCGCGAATCCTCATCGGCGGGCTGGGGATGGGTTTTACTTTGCGCGCCATGCTTGCGGTCCTCGATGCAGAGGCGCGCGTCGTCGTCGCGGAGCTCGTTCCAGCGGTGGTGGCGTGGGCGCGCGGCCCAATGGTTGACCTGCACGGCGCGAGCCTGACCGATCCACGCGTCACGATTCATGAAACGGATGTGGCCCGGCTCATTCACGCGGCGCGCGCGTCCTATGACGCAATCCTGCTCGACGTCGATAATGGCCCCGAGGGGCTGTCGCGCGAAGCCAATGACGGTCTTTATCAGATGGCGGGACTGGCCGCAGCCCGCGTAGCTTTGCGCCCGGGCGGCGTCCTGGCCGTCTGGTCCTCCGGCCCCGACCGCAGCTTCACTCAGCGGCTTCACAGGGCCGGGTTCGGCGTCGAGGAAATCAAGGTGCGGGCCAACGCCAAGAGAGGCGGCGCCCGGCATGTCGTCTGGGTAGCGACGCGGACCGATCGTAAGCGCCCGCAGGGTTGA
- a CDS encoding HAD-IC family P-type ATPase produces the protein MMQGLTTLEARARLAEFGPNTLPEARPPSFAAVFLRQFLSPLIYILVAAAAVAMTIGDAKDAAFIGVVLIVNGIIGAVQEYSAGQAAAALRQKDQPHALVLRDGVQQEIDARDLVPSDIVFLEAGRRVPADMRLIETVDLRCDESLLTGESLPVKKRAAADVKPAPRDGMAFAGSMVIRGRGVGEATATGRATEVGKIAGELIKPSASQPPLIIRMERFSKLIAILVAVAVAILMIVGYLRHIGLVDLFMMAVGLAVSAIPEGLPVAIAVALAIGMRRMAKANVIVRKMAAVESLGSCTLIATDKTGTLTRNELTVTEIVLADGSALSLQPDEGVESYCFRGVAPNEQADLLLAALLRAAALPNEAEIRREREEVRGVGDTVDVALLVAAHRSGVGHEELRARYPLVKRIPYEPDLKYAASFHLHEEKDAVRVFVKGAPETLIAMAGRMDVGGALAPIDRDALSRQKDALSARGLRVLAFAEGEIAPEPDHGYGPRHLENLVFLGLVGMHDPLRPDVRRAIGACHDAGVVVTMVTGDAPGTAAAIAKEAGMAFSPDQIVTGDAVKRAEEAGESALDALTRRARIYARVEPIQKLAIVLSLTRNGHFVAVTGDGVNDAPALKHAHVGVAMGKQGTDVAKESADIIIADDNFASIVRGVFEGRVAYANIRKVIFLLVSTGAAELLLFLLAIPAGMPMPLLPVQLLWLNLVTNGVQHVALAAEKPEGDELTYPPRKPEEPIFDRVMITRNAYSALVMAGVGFGLFYWLIAQGADADHARNLLLLLFVIFENFQALNARSERHSLFHRGLFSSPLLVASVFGAQALHLAASHVPGLADTLRIWPPTVAEWGALLAAGSSLLLVMELEKWWTERHKRPKSRRGPAAVTVASARLGRYAAVAASAALFVTAVVGGALYWRTIRQGAPHEFATVERGEIVGVAEVAGVVVSAPPAEAAAPVAGKIEAVACNNGERVEAGRVCARIIPPDRQAEIDRARRALSVAQAAQRKSATAVDRAARARPSAAIARAKARLAQAQTVTVQREAALRAAQEKGAPVIAPIGGTIGESRLETRRATHVGERLFQVTPAERTLRIEAVAPDAGAPPPLGAPATVSFTRDPSQRVKGEVLATLQGKDGPRIVIETRTLPSSAQPGATALLHIELDRRKDVLRVPRHALQYAPAGSASLEPPPAGWARVWAWRNGVAVPVVIQPGLDDGVFVEIKAGAIDAGDQVVVNGGGLASQTL, from the coding sequence ATGATGCAGGGACTGACGACCCTCGAGGCGCGCGCGCGCCTCGCCGAATTCGGCCCGAACACACTGCCAGAAGCGCGACCGCCCTCCTTCGCAGCGGTTTTCCTCAGACAGTTTCTCAGTCCGCTGATTTACATTCTCGTCGCCGCGGCCGCCGTTGCGATGACGATCGGCGACGCAAAAGACGCCGCTTTCATCGGCGTCGTATTGATCGTCAACGGGATTATCGGCGCGGTTCAGGAATATTCGGCGGGTCAGGCGGCGGCCGCGCTGCGCCAGAAGGATCAGCCCCATGCGCTCGTGTTGCGCGACGGCGTCCAGCAGGAAATTGACGCGCGCGATCTCGTGCCGAGCGACATCGTCTTCCTCGAGGCCGGACGCCGCGTGCCTGCGGACATGCGCCTCATCGAGACGGTTGATCTGCGCTGCGATGAATCGCTGCTCACAGGCGAATCTCTCCCAGTGAAAAAGCGCGCCGCGGCCGACGTGAAGCCGGCGCCGCGCGACGGGATGGCCTTCGCCGGGTCGATGGTCATCCGTGGGCGCGGCGTCGGCGAAGCGACAGCGACGGGTCGCGCGACGGAGGTTGGCAAAATCGCCGGAGAGCTCATCAAGCCGTCTGCGTCTCAGCCGCCGCTGATCATCCGAATGGAGCGCTTCTCCAAGCTCATCGCGATTCTGGTCGCCGTCGCCGTCGCGATTCTGATGATTGTCGGTTATTTGCGCCACATCGGCCTCGTGGACCTTTTCATGATGGCGGTCGGACTCGCCGTCTCGGCCATTCCGGAAGGACTTCCGGTCGCGATCGCCGTGGCGCTGGCGATCGGCATGCGGCGCATGGCCAAAGCCAATGTGATCGTGCGGAAGATGGCGGCGGTCGAGTCGCTCGGCTCCTGCACCCTCATCGCCACCGACAAGACCGGCACGCTCACCCGCAATGAGCTCACCGTCACCGAAATCGTCTTGGCCGACGGATCGGCTCTCTCCCTTCAGCCGGACGAGGGCGTCGAATCCTATTGCTTCCGCGGCGTAGCGCCCAATGAACAGGCCGATCTCCTGCTCGCGGCGCTGCTGCGTGCGGCGGCGCTCCCCAATGAAGCAGAGATCCGGCGCGAGAGGGAAGAGGTTCGGGGCGTAGGCGACACCGTCGACGTCGCCCTGCTCGTCGCCGCGCACCGAAGCGGCGTCGGGCATGAGGAGCTCAGAGCGCGCTATCCGCTGGTGAAGCGCATCCCCTACGAGCCAGACCTCAAATATGCGGCGTCCTTCCATCTCCACGAAGAGAAGGACGCCGTGCGCGTCTTCGTGAAGGGCGCCCCCGAGACGTTGATCGCCATGGCCGGCCGGATGGATGTCGGCGGCGCGCTGGCGCCAATCGACCGCGACGCCCTCTCTCGACAGAAGGACGCGCTTTCGGCCAGAGGGCTGCGCGTTCTGGCCTTCGCCGAGGGCGAAATCGCGCCGGAGCCGGACCATGGCTATGGCCCGCGCCATCTCGAAAATCTCGTGTTTCTCGGCCTCGTCGGCATGCATGATCCGCTGCGGCCGGACGTGCGGCGCGCCATCGGCGCGTGTCATGACGCCGGCGTCGTTGTGACGATGGTGACCGGCGACGCCCCCGGCACGGCCGCGGCCATCGCCAAAGAGGCGGGCATGGCTTTTTCCCCGGACCAGATCGTGACGGGCGACGCGGTGAAGCGCGCAGAGGAAGCGGGAGAAAGCGCACTCGACGCGTTGACCCGCCGCGCGCGGATCTACGCCCGCGTCGAGCCGATCCAGAAGCTCGCAATCGTCCTGTCGCTGACGCGCAACGGCCATTTCGTCGCCGTCACGGGCGATGGGGTGAATGACGCGCCGGCGCTCAAACATGCGCATGTCGGCGTCGCAATGGGCAAGCAGGGGACGGACGTCGCAAAGGAAAGCGCCGACATCATCATCGCCGACGATAATTTCGCATCGATCGTGCGCGGCGTTTTCGAAGGCCGCGTCGCCTACGCCAATATCCGCAAGGTCATCTTCCTTCTGGTTTCGACCGGCGCAGCCGAGCTGCTTCTCTTCCTGCTCGCGATCCCGGCCGGCATGCCCATGCCCCTGTTGCCCGTGCAATTGCTGTGGCTCAACCTCGTCACCAATGGCGTTCAGCATGTCGCGCTGGCCGCCGAAAAGCCGGAGGGCGACGAGCTGACCTATCCGCCGCGCAAGCCGGAGGAGCCGATCTTCGACCGGGTGATGATCACGCGCAACGCCTATTCGGCGCTCGTCATGGCCGGAGTCGGCTTCGGCCTGTTTTACTGGCTGATCGCTCAGGGCGCCGACGCCGATCACGCGCGGAACCTGCTGCTTCTGCTTTTCGTCATCTTTGAAAACTTCCAGGCGCTGAATGCGCGTTCGGAACGTCATTCGCTCTTCCACAGGGGGCTTTTCTCCAGTCCGCTGTTGGTTGCGAGCGTCTTCGGCGCGCAGGCGCTTCATCTAGCGGCGTCGCATGTCCCCGGCCTCGCCGATACGCTGCGAATCTGGCCGCCGACGGTCGCGGAATGGGGCGCGTTGCTCGCCGCGGGCTCGTCGCTCCTCCTCGTGATGGAGCTGGAAAAATGGTGGACGGAGCGTCACAAGCGGCCGAAGTCGCGGCGAGGGCCTGCGGCTGTGACCGTCGCGTCCGCCCGCCTTGGCCGCTACGCGGCCGTCGCGGCGAGCGCCGCGCTTTTCGTGACGGCGGTCGTGGGCGGAGCGCTTTATTGGCGAACGATTCGGCAAGGCGCGCCTCATGAATTTGCGACGGTCGAGCGCGGCGAGATCGTCGGCGTTGCCGAAGTGGCGGGCGTCGTCGTTTCCGCGCCGCCGGCCGAGGCGGCTGCGCCTGTCGCCGGGAAGATCGAGGCTGTCGCCTGCAACAACGGCGAGCGCGTCGAAGCGGGGCGGGTCTGCGCCAGGATCATTCCGCCTGACCGCCAAGCCGAAATCGACCGCGCGCGCAGGGCCCTCTCTGTCGCGCAGGCGGCGCAGCGCAAGAGCGCCACCGCGGTCGACCGTGCGGCGAGGGCGCGCCCCAGCGCCGCGATTGCTCGCGCAAAGGCCCGTCTGGCGCAAGCGCAGACCGTGACGGTCCAGCGCGAAGCGGCGTTGCGCGCGGCGCAGGAGAAGGGCGCGCCGGTCATCGCGCCGATCGGCGGGACCATTGGCGAGAGCCGCCTGGAGACCCGCCGCGCAACGCATGTGGGCGAGCGGCTTTTTCAGGTCACGCCAGCGGAAAGAACCTTGCGCATTGAAGCTGTCGCCCCCGACGCGGGCGCGCCGCCGCCGCTCGGCGCCCCGGCGACGGTGAGTTTTACTAGGGATCCGTCGCAGCGCGTTAAAGGCGAGGTGCTCGCAACCCTTCAAGGAAAGGACGGCCCGAGGATCGTCATTGAGACCCGGACCCTCCCTTCCAGTGCGCAACCCGGCGCGACGGCGTTGCTGCACATAGAGCTTGACCGCAGAAAAGATGTCCTGCGCGTTCCGCGCCATGCCCTGCAATACGCGCCCGCAGGCAGCGCGTCGCTGGAGCCGCCGCCCGCCGGATGGGCGCGTGTGTGGGCGTGGCGCAACGGGGTCGCGGTTCCGGTCGTCATCCAGCCGGGCCTCGATGACGGCGTATTTGTCGAGATCAAGGCCGGGGCGATCGACGCGGGCGATCAGGTGGTCGTCAACGGGGGCGGGCTGGCGTCTCAGACACTTTGA
- a CDS encoding nucleoside transporter C-terminal domain-containing protein yields the protein MADAARPLLALLCFLLIAYALSDNRRKIPWRVVFAGLALSIGLAVVLSGFSPVKRILLFMSESAHALQTATDAGSSFVFGYLGGGETPFAVQKPSASFILAFRALPMVLTISALASLFFYWGVLQRVAGALAWLLRRSMGLNGPLALGAAVHVFVGMIEAPLLIRPYLAQMQRGELFALMSCGMAGVAGTVMVIYAGFLAPFIPDALGHILIASVIATPAAISIAAIMSPWRLDEDADDASLMVDHPPAGPFDAIIRGVAEGVGPLVGIVSVLLTTIALVTLVNIALAQLPPLGGRVVSLQWIFAWPFRPVAWLIGVPWEETPVAASLMATKTVVNEFVAYRAMSELSVDALSPKSRLLLTYALCGFANFGSMGILVGGLNAMLPERRAEIARLGLRSILSGTMATCTSATVAGALYDLTSISAAASGS from the coding sequence ATGGCAGACGCCGCTCGCCCCTTGCTCGCCTTACTTTGCTTTCTGCTTATCGCCTACGCTCTCAGCGACAATCGACGCAAGATTCCCTGGCGGGTCGTTTTTGCAGGACTGGCCCTCTCAATCGGCCTCGCGGTTGTCCTGAGCGGCTTTTCGCCTGTAAAGAGAATTTTGCTGTTCATGAGCGAGTCCGCCCATGCGCTGCAGACGGCGACCGACGCCGGGTCGAGCTTTGTGTTCGGCTATCTCGGAGGCGGCGAAACGCCCTTCGCCGTGCAGAAGCCGAGCGCCAGTTTTATCCTCGCCTTCCGGGCCCTGCCGATGGTGCTCACGATTTCTGCCTTGGCGTCCCTGTTTTTTTACTGGGGTGTCCTGCAGCGCGTCGCCGGCGCGCTCGCCTGGCTGTTGCGACGTTCGATGGGCTTGAACGGACCTTTGGCGCTGGGCGCGGCCGTCCATGTTTTTGTGGGCATGATCGAGGCGCCGCTCTTAATTCGCCCCTATCTTGCGCAGATGCAGCGGGGCGAGCTTTTTGCCTTGATGAGCTGCGGCATGGCTGGCGTCGCCGGCACGGTCATGGTGATCTATGCGGGCTTTCTCGCGCCCTTCATTCCGGACGCCCTGGGCCATATTCTCATCGCGTCCGTCATCGCTACGCCAGCCGCGATCTCCATCGCCGCCATCATGTCGCCGTGGCGGCTGGACGAAGATGCAGACGATGCTTCGTTGATGGTCGATCATCCGCCCGCGGGGCCCTTTGACGCGATCATCAGAGGGGTCGCGGAGGGCGTCGGCCCGCTCGTCGGCATTGTCAGCGTCCTGTTGACGACAATCGCTCTGGTGACGCTCGTCAACATTGCGCTCGCGCAATTGCCGCCTCTGGGCGGTCGGGTCGTGAGTCTCCAGTGGATTTTCGCCTGGCCGTTTCGGCCTGTCGCATGGCTCATCGGCGTGCCTTGGGAAGAAACCCCCGTCGCCGCGTCGTTGATGGCGACGAAGACGGTCGTGAATGAATTTGTCGCCTATCGCGCAATGAGCGAGTTGAGCGTCGACGCGCTTTCCCCGAAAAGCCGCTTGCTGCTCACCTATGCGCTATGCGGTTTCGCAAATTTCGGCAGTATGGGCATTCTCGTGGGCGGCCTCAACGCCATGTTGCCAGAACGGCGCGCCGAAATCGCGCGTCTCGGCCTGCGGTCGATCCTGTCTGGAACGATGGCCACCTGTACGAGCGCGACCGTCGCGGGCGCGCTTTACGATCTTACTTCCATATCTGCGGCGGCTTCGGGTTCATAA
- a CDS encoding polyhydroxybutyrate depolymerase: protein MFGDKIFRSAIIAPVLACGGSGPAFAADPLPAYGASISETSVSGISSGAAMAVQFHVAHSSTVKGAGVIAGVPYGCAENSATRATRNCMKPDADHPAPDLAHLKAMTDGLVRSRAVDDVANLNSSRVWLFSGRADKVVLTPVMDVVRDYYALYLPTAEQIVYRKDVDAGHAMITEDYGDACDVTGEPFIDDCNLDAAGAILAQIYGKLNPRNAQESGRYIQFDQKEFLPDGDARGHSLSDAGYAYVPTACAEESCRVHVAFHGCRQQVDAIGDRFYKHAGYNRWADTNHIIVLYPQTISRWGWGWPFYTFNFRWNPNACWDWWGYDGGEYHTKSGTQIQAIWGMVARLAGKANR from the coding sequence ATGTTTGGGGACAAAATTTTTCGATCAGCGATCATCGCCCCGGTTCTGGCTTGCGGGGGCTCAGGGCCAGCCTTTGCCGCAGATCCTCTGCCGGCCTATGGCGCGAGTATCTCTGAGACTTCAGTCTCCGGCATTTCATCCGGCGCCGCCATGGCGGTGCAGTTCCACGTCGCGCATTCCAGTACGGTGAAAGGAGCTGGCGTGATCGCCGGCGTCCCTTATGGCTGCGCCGAGAATAGCGCGACCCGAGCGACTCGAAATTGCATGAAGCCCGACGCCGACCATCCCGCCCCCGATCTGGCGCATCTCAAGGCGATGACGGACGGCCTCGTGCGTTCGCGCGCAGTGGACGACGTGGCCAACCTCAACAGTTCTCGCGTATGGCTGTTTTCTGGCCGGGCCGACAAGGTTGTCTTGACGCCGGTCATGGACGTCGTGCGGGACTATTACGCGCTCTACCTGCCGACCGCCGAGCAAATCGTCTACCGAAAAGACGTGGATGCGGGCCACGCGATGATCACCGAGGACTATGGAGACGCCTGCGACGTTACTGGCGAGCCTTTCATCGATGACTGCAACCTCGACGCCGCCGGGGCCATCCTCGCGCAGATTTACGGCAAGCTCAATCCGCGCAATGCGCAGGAAAGCGGCCGCTACATTCAGTTCGACCAGAAAGAATTTCTGCCCGACGGCGACGCGCGCGGACATAGTCTGAGCGATGCGGGCTACGCCTATGTCCCGACGGCCTGCGCTGAAGAATCCTGCCGCGTGCACGTCGCCTTCCATGGCTGCCGCCAGCAGGTGGACGCAATCGGCGACCGCTTTTACAAACACGCCGGCTATAACCGCTGGGCCGATACGAACCACATCATCGTGCTCTACCCTCAGACGATCAGCCGCTGGGGATGGGGATGGCCGTTCTATACTTTCAATTTCAGATGGAATCCAAACGCCTGCTGGGACTGGTGGGGTTATGACGGAGGCGAATACCACACGAAAAGCGGGACGCAGATTCAGGCGATCTGGGGGATGGTGGCGCGCTTGGCCGGGAAGGCCAACCGTTGA
- a CDS encoding response regulator produces the protein MIAMDLCLTIEEWSGKPVGPASSVREALDLLSDTPECRAAIVDVNLPDGDIGPVLDVLKERGAAVVVSTGFALPPDVQARHPDTMLLRKPTPSKRAVETLIALMAGP, from the coding sequence GTGATCGCCATGGATCTTTGCCTGACCATCGAGGAATGGAGCGGCAAGCCGGTCGGGCCCGCGTCTTCCGTGCGGGAAGCGCTCGATCTGTTGTCTGATACGCCCGAATGCAGGGCTGCGATTGTCGATGTCAATTTGCCGGACGGGGATATCGGACCCGTGCTCGACGTTCTCAAGGAACGCGGCGCTGCTGTCGTCGTCAGCACGGGCTTCGCTCTTCCGCCCGATGTTCAGGCCCGGCACCCGGACACGATGCTCTTAAGAAAGCCAACGCCTTCAAAGCGAGCGGTTGAAACTCTCATCGCGCTGATGGCCGGCCCCTAG
- a CDS encoding DUF938 domain-containing protein — MSDDRLFSAAAARNRGPILDVLRAVLPERGLVLEVASGSGEHAVHFAAELAKLTFAPSDPSAKARKSILAWIASTGVRNVQAPLALDAATAPWPIDRADAVICINMVHISPWAATEGLFNHAGEILPPGAPLYLYGPYKRGGAHTAPSNAAFDAGLRAQDPSWGVRDLEAMADLGCRSGFEKPEIVEMPANNLSLIFRRRSSSGRSMKEGGDMDDKLKRPA; from the coding sequence ATGAGCGATGACCGCCTTTTCTCTGCCGCGGCCGCGCGCAACCGCGGACCCATCCTGGACGTCCTGCGCGCGGTTCTGCCGGAACGAGGGCTCGTACTGGAGGTGGCGAGCGGCTCCGGCGAACATGCCGTGCACTTCGCCGCAGAGCTTGCAAAGCTGACATTCGCGCCGTCGGATCCCAGCGCAAAGGCTCGCAAGAGCATCCTGGCGTGGATCGCGTCGACGGGCGTTCGCAATGTGCAGGCCCCGCTCGCTCTCGATGCGGCGACGGCGCCCTGGCCAATCGATCGAGCCGACGCCGTCATCTGCATCAACATGGTCCATATTTCGCCGTGGGCGGCGACGGAAGGCCTCTTCAATCATGCGGGGGAGATTCTGCCCCCCGGCGCGCCGCTCTATCTTTATGGTCCCTACAAGCGGGGCGGCGCCCATACCGCCCCGAGCAACGCCGCATTCGACGCCGGGCTTCGCGCTCAGGACCCCTCTTGGGGCGTCCGTGATCTCGAAGCAATGGCCGATCTTGGTTGCCGGAGCGGCTTCGAAAAGCCCGAGATCGTAGAAATGCCGGCGAATAATCTCAGTCTGATATTCCGTCGGCGGTCGTCCTCGGGTCGATCGATGAAAGAAGGAGGAGACATGGACGACAAGTTGAAGAGGCCAGCATGA
- a CDS encoding PAS domain-containing protein gives MAKVNLCKTGGTSIRGTCRALDVLWEAEVVMGSDQARASPEPGDFVAMVEHLPVLCWMADAQGYIFYYNKKWYEYTGTAPAQMEGWGWQSVHDPDELPIVMERWRRALATGQVFEMTFPLRGADGVLRPFLTRAVPHRAPDGSILHWFGTNTDITELENAEAKARESARTLQSVIDEVPALVYVKDLAGRLKLANAAVFRLLAQDGGRTGQQAQWFSEAQAKSIADSDRRAIDLGQTQEVEEQAGYDERGPRVLLTRKSPFRDETGRVVGVIGTSIDITERKRAEQAVAESEALLRQVLDQLFAFVGLMTLDGVLIAANEAPLKAAGLSSSDVLGKHFWETYWWSYCAKVQARIKAATIAAAKGETSRFDVDARIAGGALLTIDFQLAPLRNAEGVITHLVPSAVVIEERVRLEKARLLLIRELHHRVKNLFAVAVSMVNMGARSAGDVRAFADTLIDRLMALARAHELIAPSWDRECDATDAKTTIDRVVSTVLEPHIRDPAQARISGPPVLVGPSSLTSLCLILHELATNASKYGALSAPQGRVTIRWEQADEKILRLSWREEGGPAISRSTEKKGFGSQLMELSAKGQLGGELRTEWPPGGVQVTLTALLDRLPR, from the coding sequence TTGGCCAAAGTTAATCTCTGCAAGACCGGAGGAACCTCTATCCGAGGCACCTGTCGTGCCTTAGATGTCCTCTGGGAGGCGGAGGTCGTCATGGGGTCTGATCAAGCTCGTGCGTCGCCTGAGCCCGGCGATTTCGTAGCTATGGTTGAACACTTGCCTGTCCTTTGTTGGATGGCTGACGCTCAGGGCTATATTTTCTATTATAATAAGAAATGGTACGAATATACTGGAACCGCGCCTGCCCAAATGGAGGGCTGGGGCTGGCAATCCGTGCACGATCCTGATGAACTTCCGATCGTCATGGAGAGATGGCGGAGGGCGCTCGCAACGGGGCAGGTCTTCGAGATGACGTTCCCCTTGCGGGGGGCCGACGGCGTGTTGCGGCCTTTCCTTACCCGCGCCGTTCCGCATCGCGCGCCGGACGGCTCAATTCTGCACTGGTTCGGCACAAACACCGATATAACGGAACTGGAGAACGCCGAGGCGAAAGCGCGGGAAAGCGCGCGCACCCTCCAAAGCGTGATCGATGAAGTTCCGGCTCTTGTCTACGTAAAAGACCTGGCAGGACGCCTCAAGCTCGCCAATGCAGCCGTCTTCCGTCTACTCGCCCAGGACGGGGGGAGGACGGGGCAGCAGGCGCAGTGGTTCAGCGAGGCGCAGGCCAAGAGCATTGCCGACAGCGACCGACGAGCGATTGACCTTGGCCAGACCCAGGAAGTCGAGGAGCAGGCGGGGTACGACGAACGGGGCCCGCGTGTTCTTCTCACGCGCAAGAGTCCGTTCCGTGATGAGACGGGCCGCGTCGTTGGCGTGATCGGGACGTCGATCGACATAACGGAACGAAAGCGGGCCGAACAGGCTGTAGCCGAGAGCGAGGCTCTGCTTCGCCAGGTTCTCGATCAACTCTTCGCCTTCGTCGGCCTTATGACGCTGGATGGCGTCCTCATTGCCGCAAACGAGGCTCCGCTCAAGGCTGCGGGGCTTTCATCCAGTGACGTCTTGGGAAAGCATTTCTGGGAGACTTACTGGTGGAGCTATTGCGCGAAGGTCCAGGCGCGAATCAAGGCTGCGACGATCGCCGCCGCTAAGGGAGAAACGAGCCGGTTCGATGTGGACGCTCGCATCGCAGGCGGAGCGCTTCTCACCATCGATTTTCAGCTGGCGCCGCTGAGAAACGCGGAAGGCGTGATCACTCACCTGGTGCCGTCCGCAGTCGTCATTGAGGAGCGCGTGCGTCTCGAAAAAGCGCGCCTCTTGCTCATTCGCGAGCTCCACCACCGCGTTAAAAATCTTTTTGCAGTCGCAGTAAGCATGGTCAATATGGGCGCCCGATCCGCCGGCGATGTGCGAGCATTTGCCGATACGCTGATTGACCGTCTTATGGCGCTTGCTCGAGCCCATGAGCTCATCGCACCTTCCTGGGACAGGGAATGCGATGCGACGGATGCAAAGACGACGATTGACCGCGTGGTCAGCACAGTGCTTGAGCCGCATATAAGAGATCCCGCTCAGGCCAGGATCTCGGGGCCGCCCGTCCTTGTCGGACCGAGCTCCCTCACCAGCCTGTGCCTCATTCTGCATGAGCTCGCGACAAACGCTTCGAAGTATGGGGCGCTGTCGGCGCCTCAAGGGCGCGTTACGATCCGCTGGGAACAGGCCGACGAAAAAATTCTGCGCTTGAGCTGGAGAGAGGAGGGCGGCCCGGCAATATCCAGATCAACCGAGAAGAAAGGCTTTGGAAGCCAACTGATGGAATTGAGCGCGAAAGGCCAACTAGGCGGCGAGTTGAGGACAGAGTGGCCCCCCGGCGGAGTGCAGGTGACGCTCACCGCCTTGCTCGACCGCCTTCCCCGTTAG
- a CDS encoding glycerol dehydrogenase, which translates to MLQVFCSPSRYVQGRNATRSLAAELQRLGVSGMALIIASRTARRIAEAAWAETFPSAGLQFTVLDFAGECSFPEILRGKEAARRASASVIIGAGGGKTLDTARAVASELNLPVACCPTTASSDAPCSALSVVYTEDGVFERCLYYKRNPDLVLVDSAVIARAPVRQLISGMGDALATYFEAEASMRAHRKNVVGGVSTLAAGAIAELCYKTLLNDGTSAVAAARVGAITPALERIREANTLLSGVGFESGGLAVAPSVHNGLTAARETHDRLHGEKVAFGTLVQLVLEGKHSSVMEEVMGFCLSVGLPVTLAELGLDRLTKEKARAIAERAIAPGESAHNEPFEVTAEAVMDALYAADSAGVAFKSRV; encoded by the coding sequence ATGCTGCAAGTTTTCTGTTCGCCTTCCAGATATGTTCAAGGTCGGAACGCTACGCGATCCTTGGCGGCGGAGCTTCAGCGACTGGGCGTTTCGGGCATGGCGCTGATCATTGCAAGCCGAACTGCTCGGCGCATTGCCGAAGCAGCCTGGGCGGAGACCTTTCCTTCCGCAGGGCTGCAATTCACCGTTCTGGATTTTGCCGGCGAATGTAGCTTTCCGGAGATCTTGCGCGGAAAGGAAGCCGCGCGGCGGGCGTCGGCCTCGGTGATCATCGGCGCTGGGGGCGGCAAGACCTTGGATACGGCGCGGGCGGTCGCCTCGGAACTCAATCTGCCGGTCGCCTGTTGCCCGACGACCGCGTCGAGCGACGCGCCCTGCAGCGCGCTTTCCGTTGTTTATACGGAAGACGGCGTGTTCGAGCGATGCCTCTATTACAAGCGAAACCCCGATCTCGTCCTCGTCGATAGCGCCGTCATTGCGCGCGCGCCGGTGCGGCAACTGATCTCGGGCATGGGCGACGCGCTCGCGACATATTTTGAGGCGGAGGCGTCAATGCGCGCCCATCGAAAGAATGTGGTCGGCGGCGTGAGCACATTGGCCGCGGGCGCAATCGCCGAACTCTGTTACAAGACGCTCCTGAACGACGGGACATCGGCCGTGGCTGCGGCGCGTGTGGGGGCGATCACGCCCGCGCTCGAGCGCATCAGAGAAGCAAACACCCTTCTCTCCGGCGTCGGCTTCGAGTCGGGCGGCCTGGCCGTCGCCCCTTCCGTTCACAATGGATTGACCGCCGCTCGCGAAACGCATGATCGCCTGCATGGCGAAAAGGTCGCATTCGGAACGCTCGTTCAGCTTGTTCTGGAAGGAAAGCACAGTTCGGTCATGGAGGAGGTCATGGGCTTCTGCCTGTCTGTCGGCTTGCCAGTGACGCTCGCCGAGCTTGGTCTCGACAGGTTGACGAAGGAAAAGGCGCGCGCCATTGCGGAACGCGCCATCGCTCCCGGAGAGAGCGCGCATAACGAGCCTTTCGAAGTCACCGCCGAGGCTGTCATGGATGCGCTCTACGCTGCGGATTCCGCAGGCGTGGCGTTCAAGTCGCGCGTTTGA